A part of Xenopus tropicalis strain Nigerian chromosome 4, UCB_Xtro_10.0, whole genome shotgun sequence genomic DNA contains:
- the pdcd5 gene encoding programmed cell death protein 5 produces MADPELEAIRRQRMAELQSKHGDAVNDQSQQEAKQREDDMRNNILAQVLSQAARARLNNLALVKPEKAKAVENYLIQMARFGQLGGKLSEEGLIEILEKVSQQTEKKTTVKFNRRKVMDSDEDDD; encoded by the exons ATGGCGGACCCGGAGCTGGAGGCTATTCGCAGGCAGCGCATGGCAGAGCTGCAGAGTAAACATGGG GATGCTGTAAATGATCAGTCTCAACAAGAAGCCAAACAAAG AGAAGATGACATGAGAAATAACATTTTAGCTCAAGTTCTCAGCCAGGCAGCACGGGCTAGGT TGAATAATCTGGCACTCGTTAAACCTGAAAAAGCCAAAGCTGTTGAGAATTATCTTATACAAATGGCAAGATTTGGACAGCTTGGTGGCAAA TTATCAGAGGAAGGATTAATAGAAATTTTGGAAAAAGTGAGTCAGCAGACAGAAAAGAAGACTACAGTAAAG TTTAACAGAAGAAAAGTGATGGATTCAGATGAAGACGATGACTGA